The nucleotide window ACGGGCCGAGGAACACCTCGTCTTCCACCACGGTGCCCGCGTAGAGCGAGACGTTGTTCTGGATCTTCACGCGGTCGCCCAGCTGCACGCCGCTGGCCACGAAGCAGTTCTGACCCAGGTTGCAGTCACGCCCGATGACCGCGCCGCTCATGATGTGGGAGAAGTGCCAGATGCGCGTGCCGGCGCCGATCTGGGCGGGCTCGTCCACGCACGCGCTGGGGTGCGCCACGTAGGCCGCGCCGCCGCTGCTCACGTGGGCTCGGCGACGAGCTGCGGGTGGGCGCGCTCGGGGAGAGGGGTGGTCAACTCCGCCGTCCGCAGGCGGTAGGACAGCTCGATGGAAGGGCGCGCGTCCTCGATGCCGAACCCCCGCCCCGCGAGCACCTCGCGGTACACCTCGCTGTGCAGGTCCGTGAAGCCGCCGGAGAACTCGATCTCTTCCCCGTCGAGCGTCAGCGTGCGGTGGGCGTGACCGCCCGCGTCACGCACGGCCAGGGGAAGGTCCGAGGTGCGCGTGGACAGCAGCCAGCGCACGTCGGCGTGCTCGAGCGCCAGGAAGCCACTCACCCGGTCGCGCTCGCGCTGGTGCACCTCGGCCTCGCGCGCGGCGCCGAACAGCCACACCATGAGGTCCATCAGGTGGATGCCGATGTTGGTGACCAGCCCGCCCGACTTGGCCTCGTCGCCCTTCCACGACACGTCGTACCAGCGCCCGCGGCGCGTGGCGTAGCTGAGCAGCACCTGGTGCCGGATGCCGCGCGCGGCGTCCTCGGTGAGGCGCGCCTTGAGCGCGATGAGCGAGGGCAGCAGGCGCAGCTGCAGCACCGTGTACACGCGCGAGCCGCTCTCACCCTCGATGACGCTGAGCTGGTCGAGGTTCCACGGGTTGATGACCAGCGGCTTCTCGCAGATGGCGTGCGCGCCGAGGCGCAGCGCCAGGCGGCAGTGCGCGTCGTGCAGGTAGTTGGGCGAGCACACGGACACGTACTGAACCGCCGAGGCCGACGACTCACGCCGGCGTTTCTCGAGGAAGCGGTCGAAGCGCTCCACCTCCGTGAAGAAGGCCGCGTCCGGGAAGTACTTGTCCATGATCCCGACCGAGTCGAAGGGATCACAGGCAGCCACCAGGGTTCCGCCGTTGTCGGCGATGGCCTTGAGGTGGCGGGGCGCGACGAAGCCGCCGATGCCCAGGAGCGCGAAGTTGGCTGTCATGCAGGCGGCAGGGTAGCGCGGAGGGTGGTGGCGGATGCTAGAGGATTCGAACCTCTGACCCCTGCCTTCGGAGGGCAGTGCTCTATCCAGCTGAGCTAAGCATCCCGGGTGCTCCGGCGAGCCGGACGGGCGACGTTCGTAACCGATGCACGCGCGGGTGGCAAGTCACGTGTCGCTCTCCGCTCAGCGCGGGTAGAGGAAGCTCGCCATCGCGCGCACCAGGTCGTCGGACAGCGTGCGCGCCTGGTGCTGCTGACCGCGCGCGCCGTTGATGATGACACTGAAGGCCAGCACCTGGCCGTTGTTGGGGCCCAGGACGTAGCCGCTCAGGCTGATGACGTCGTTCAGTGTGCCGGTCTTGGCGCGCACGATGCCACGCGCCGGCAGGTCGGACAGGCGCTGGTGCATGGTGCCGTCTTGGCCGGCGATGGCGAGGTGGGCCAGGTACTCGTCGCGCACCGCAGGGTTCATGTACACGTGGCGCATGATGGCCGTGAGGTGTGCCGGCGCGATGAGGTTGCCGTTGAAGAGGCCCGAACCGTTCACGATGGTGGCTTGGCCCGCAGGCACCCCCGCCTCGGCCAGCACGGCCTGCAGGATCTCGGCGCCGTGCGCGCTGGTCCCCGGGCGCCGGTCCTCCGCGCCCAGCACCTTCATGACGGTCTCGGCCACGAAGTTGTCGCTGTCCTTGCCCACGGCGTGCAGCAGCTGGCTCATGGTGGGCGAGTAGCGACTGGACAGCAGCGCCAGGCCCTCGGGCGGGCGCCCCTGCTGCACTCGCCGCGTGCCGCGGATGCCGGTGCGCTCGAGGGCCTCGGCCAGCGCGTGGCCGGCGTAGCCGATGGGGTCTTCCACCCGGCGGCGGAAGCTGGACGGCAGGCCACCCGCGGGCACGCTGCCCCGTAGGCGCAGGTTCATCTGGCCGTCGTCGCGCGCGCGCTGCACGGCCACCACGCGGGGCTCCCCGTCCGGCGCGGTGGTGACCTGCGAGTCCACCACGAAGTACCCCGCCGCTGCCAGGCGCACGCGCGCGGGCTCACCGGCCGTGGCCGCAGGCAGCACGTTGATGACGTAGGCGTTGCGCTCGATGGGGGCCGCCGAGATCGGCGCACGGAACGCCGCCGTCTCGTTGGGCTGCTGGTCGAACGCGGGCGGCAGGTGCTGGTCGTCGAAGTAGCTGTTGTCCACCACGATGTTGCGCACCGTGCGCACGCCGCGGTCCTGCAGGCGCTCGCACAGCTCCACCAGGTCGCTCATGCGTAGCGTGGGGTCGCCGAAGCCGCGCAGCACCAGCGTGTCCACCACGCCGTCCGTGACACGGCCGTAGAGCCCCGTCATCATCTGGTGCCCAGGTC belongs to Sandaracinaceae bacterium and includes:
- a CDS encoding Gfo/Idh/MocA family oxidoreductase is translated as MTANFALLGIGGFVAPRHLKAIADNGGTLVAACDPFDSVGIMDKYFPDAAFFTEVERFDRFLEKRRRESSASAVQYVSVCSPNYLHDAHCRLALRLGAHAICEKPLVINPWNLDQLSVIEGESGSRVYTVLQLRLLPSLIALKARLTEDAARGIRHQVLLSYATRRGRWYDVSWKGDEAKSGGLVTNIGIHLMDLMVWLFGAAREAEVHQRERDRVSGFLALEHADVRWLLSTRTSDLPLAVRDAGGHAHRTLTLDGEEIEFSGGFTDLHSEVYREVLAGRGFGIEDARPSIELSYRLRTAELTTPLPERAHPQLVAEPT
- the dacB gene encoding D-alanyl-D-alanine carboxypeptidase/D-alanyl-D-alanine-endopeptidase: MLYRHGWVAMLVLLFCATLNHDTGSAQGEALAGRLAALISEANLGDGVGVHVVDVTSGRQIFDHRGSVARNPASNMKLVTAAAALLRLGPGHQMMTGLYGRVTDGVVDTLVLRGFGDPTLRMSDLVELCERLQDRGVRTVRNIVVDNSYFDDQHLPPAFDQQPNETAAFRAPISAAPIERNAYVINVLPAATAGEPARVRLAAAGYFVVDSQVTTAPDGEPRVVAVQRARDDGQMNLRLRGSVPAGGLPSSFRRRVEDPIGYAGHALAEALERTGIRGTRRVQQGRPPEGLALLSSRYSPTMSQLLHAVGKDSDNFVAETVMKVLGAEDRRPGTSAHGAEILQAVLAEAGVPAGQATIVNGSGLFNGNLIAPAHLTAIMRHVYMNPAVRDEYLAHLAIAGQDGTMHQRLSDLPARGIVRAKTGTLNDVISLSGYVLGPNNGQVLAFSVIINGARGQQHQARTLSDDLVRAMASFLYPR